TCCGGGGGGCCGGACTCGGTGGCGCTGCTCTCCATTCTGCACCAGCTTGCACCGGCCTGGAATTTTTCGCTGACCGTCGTCCATTGCAACTACGGGTTGCGGGGCGCCGAATCCGACGGGGATGCCTCGTTTGTCGCGGCACTCTGCCGTCGCCTCGAACTTCCGTGTCATATCAGACGGCTCACGGTAGACCGCAGTGGAACAGGGGAGTCGAGCTCATTGCAGGCGCGAGCCCGGGAGTCTCGCTATCGGCTGTTTCGTGACGTGGTGGCCGAACTCGGCGCAGATCGTGTGGCGCTCGGGCATACGGCGGATGACCAGGCCGAAACCGTGCTCTTGCGGATGTTGCGCGGGGCCGGTTTGCGAGGATTGGCCGGCATGCCGCATATCCGGGAGAGCCTATTCGTTCGGCCGCTCCTCAGTCGTTCGCGTCAGGAGATCCTGGCCTATCTCCAGGCCGTGGGATTGTCCTATCGGACCGACTCCAGCAACGCCAAATCGATCTATCTTCGCAATCGTGTCCGGCACGAATTGCTCCCGGTGATGCAGTCGTTAGCCCCGGCTGCAGCCCGGATCCTGGCGCGCCAGGCTGATCTCCTACGGGACGATGATCGGCTGCTGGATGCGTTGGCCGCACACCGTCTCGAGCGGACCATTCGGAGCCGCGATTCGGCTACGATCGTGCTCGATCGTACAGTGTTGCTCAAACAGCCGCCGGCCCTACAGCGCCGGATTCTCCGTCAGGCGATCCAGGCGGTGGCGCCGTCAACCGGCGCGCCGCGAAGCGATGTCCTGCTGTCGATGTTGGCATCACTGGCCTCACATTCGGGAGGCATCTGGAACGCGGGTGCTGCGACGGTGGCCTGCGAACAGGATCAGGTGAGGTTGACGGCGGTCTCCCCAGTGGCTCCGACGGGTGGGACAGTTCTTCAACCGATTCATACGGCTTCAGTCCCCGATGTTGTGACGATAGCCGCTCTCCCTTCGGCCGTTTCCTGGCCATTGACGGGAGCGGTGATTCGTCTGCGCGCGGTGACGCGCGAGCGGGGATTGGTCCTCCTGGAGAAGCCATCGTCTTCCGTGGCTCTGCTGGATGCCGACCGATTGTCGTGGCCGCTGACGATTCGCCCCTGGCGCCACGGGGATTGGTTTTTTCCGACCGGCATGGCGGGGCGACGAAAGAAATTGCAAGATTACTTCACAGATGCAAAACTGGGTCGGTCTATGCGAGAACGGATCCCACTGGTGTTGTCGGGTGAGGGCATCGCCTGGATCGTCGGGCAGCGGGTCGATGCCCGGTTTGCCGCCACCGGTTCGACCATCCGATTTGTCCTGGCCCGTGTCACGCAGCCTCTACGCCGGAAAGGAGTCTCCTAGGAATGGAACGCATTTTTGGTCGCCCCATTGTGACGCAAGAGCAGATGCGGACTCGCATCCGTGAACTCGGCCGGCAAATTGCGTCTGATTATGCCGGAAAAGATCTCGTGCTGGTCGGGGTGCTCAAGGGCGCATATGCCTTCTATGCCGATCTGGCGCGGGCCATCCGGATTCCGATGCGGGTGGAGTTTATCGTGGTGACCAGTTATGGCGCCGGCAAGAAAAGTTCCGGCAAGGTCAAGCTGGTGTCGGACCTGACCGAGCCCATTGCGGGCAAAGACGTGTTGCTGGTGGAGGATATCGTCGATTCCGGCCTGACGGTGCAATATCTCATGAAGACATTATCCCGTCGAAAGCCCCGATCGTTGAAGGTCTGCACGCTGCTGAGCAAGCCCGATCGTCGAACCGTCGAGGTGGATCTCGAGTACGTGGGATTCAAGATCCCGAATAAATTTGTGGTCGGGTACGGCCTCGACTATCGGCAGGAGTATCGCAACCTGCCGTACCTTGCGGCGCTCGATCAGGGGGATGAACAGGAGCAGGAGTCTGCATGAAAGGTTGTTCCCCCTGCGGAACGTATGGTAACATTCTGCAGGGTTAGCTAATTTTTCGGTCTGCCTAATATCCTCAAAGGAGAGGTGGATGAATTCACGTGTAAAGAATTTGCTGTTCTGGGTCGTAGTCGGCCTCTTCATGATTTTGCTGTTCAACCTGTTCAGCGTGCCGACTCACGCGCCGGAAGATGAAGTCATATTCAGCGATTTCATGGCCAAGCTCGACAAGGGCGAGGTCATGAAGGTGACGATCAAGGCCAACCACATCAGCGCAATTTTAAAGGACCAAAGCCGGATCCGGACCTACACGGCCGAGTATCCTGAATTGGTCAAGCACTTGCGTGAGAAGGATGTCCAGATCGAAGCCCGGCCCCCTGACGAGAGCCCCTGGTACATCACCTTCCTGGTGACGTGGGGACCCTTTATCCTTTTCCTCGGTCTCTGGTTCTTCCTCATGCGCCAGATGCAGATCGGGGGAAATAAAGCACTCTCGTTCGGAAAGAGTCGCGCGCGCATGCTGACCGAAGAGCGCAAAAAGGTGACGTTCTCCGATGTCGCCGGTATTGAAGAAGCGAAGGAAGAAGTCCTTGAGATCATTGAGTTCTTAAAGGATCCCAGAAAATTTCAAAAATTGGGCGGGCGCATTCCGAAAGGTGTCCTGATTGTCGGTCCTCCGGGAACTGGAAAGACGTTATTGGCGAAGGCCATTGCCGGCGAGGCAGGCGTTCCGTTCTTCAGTATCAGCGGATCGGACTTTGTGGAAATGTTTGTCGGGGTCGGTGCTTCCAGAGTCCGAGATCTCTTCGAGCAGGGGAAGAAACATGCTCCCTGCATCATCTTCATCGACGAAATCGATGCGGTCGGTCGTTTGCGTGGCGCCGGTCTCGGTGGCGGCCACGATGAACGCGAGCAGACGCTCAACCAGCTGCTGGTCGAGATGGATGGGTTCGACACGACGGAAGGCGTCATTCTGATTGCCGCCACGAACCGTCCTGACGTGCTTGATCCGGCGTTGCTGCGCCCGGGCCGTTTCGACCGCCAGGTCGTGGTCAACCGGCCGGACTTGCGAGGCCGCTCGGAGATTCTGAAAGTCCACACCAAGAAGGTGCCGCTGGCTGCCGACGTGGAATTGGAGAAGATTGCGCGGGGCACGCCCGGATTCTCCGGCGCCGACCTGGAAAATCTGGTCAACGAAGCGGCGCTGTGGGCGGCGCGCTGGAACAAGAAAGAAGTCGAGCTGATCGACTTCGAAATGGCGAAAGACAAGGTGCTGATGGGGGCCGAGCGCAAGAGCATGGTGCTCAGCGACGAAGAGAAGCGCACTACGGCCTATCATGAAGCCGGTCACGCACTGATGGCCAAGTTGCTGCCGGGGACGGATCCCGTTCACAAGGTCACGATCATCCCCCGTGGGCGGGCGCTCGGTGTGACGATGCAGCTTCCCACCGACGATCGCCATAATTACTCGAAGGATTTTCTGTACAACAATCTCGCCATTCTCATGGGCGGTCGTGTGGCTGAAGAATTGGTGCTACACGATGTGACGACCGGGGCAGGGAATGATTTGGAGCGGGCCACAGACCTCGCCAGAAAAATGGTGTGTGAATGGGGCATGAGTGAAAAGTTAGGACCTCTGACGTTCGGCAGGAAAGAAGAGGAAGTATTCCTCGGCCGTGAGATGGGGTCGAAGCGTGATTTTAGCGAACAGGTTGCGCTCGAAATCGATCACGAAGTCAGACGTCTGGTTACGGAAAATTATGAACGTGCGAAGCGCATTTTGACCGATAATATGACGAGCCTGAAGGCGCTTGCTGAGGCGTTGTTGGAAAAAGAAGTGCTGGACGCGTTGGAGATCGATCAGATCCTCATTCAAGGATCCTCGTCGCAGACGGTTCCCGCCTAAGCTCTGTATCGCTGTTGTCGCAGGGGCTTCATTCGTGTTGCCCCTGCGACGACGGCGCTTCCTATACAATTCGTGCCACGGGTCGGGAAGCCGCTCCTATACATGACCGCCGTCGGTTTGATTTCCCTCCCGCAGGTGCGTTATGTCGCAGACTGATGTCCTGTTCCTGATCCGGAAGAGAGAAGGACCTGCCTGATTGTGACCACGACCTCATCCTCAAGCCCTCTCCTCTTAACTGCTGGCTCTCGGACGTTCAGTTTTGAATCAGGTCCACTCCTCATGGGGGTGCTCAACGTCACCCCCGATTCATTTTCAGACGGCGGTGCCTATCTCACGGTCGAGCATGCCCTGCAGCACGCCAGACAGATGCAGGCCGAAGGTGCCGATATCATCGACATCGGCGCTGAGTCTTCAAGGCCAGGGGCTCAACCGATCGACGAAACAG
This is a stretch of genomic DNA from Nitrospira sp.. It encodes these proteins:
- the tilS gene encoding tRNA lysidine(34) synthetase TilS, encoding MTGSQSELHHPLHKQVARAIRARRLLQPGQKVLVAVSGGPDSVALLSILHQLAPAWNFSLTVVHCNYGLRGAESDGDASFVAALCRRLELPCHIRRLTVDRSGTGESSSLQARARESRYRLFRDVVAELGADRVALGHTADDQAETVLLRMLRGAGLRGLAGMPHIRESLFVRPLLSRSRQEILAYLQAVGLSYRTDSSNAKSIYLRNRVRHELLPVMQSLAPAAARILARQADLLRDDDRLLDALAAHRLERTIRSRDSATIVLDRTVLLKQPPALQRRILRQAIQAVAPSTGAPRSDVLLSMLASLASHSGGIWNAGAATVACEQDQVRLTAVSPVAPTGGTVLQPIHTASVPDVVTIAALPSAVSWPLTGAVIRLRAVTRERGLVLLEKPSSSVALLDADRLSWPLTIRPWRHGDWFFPTGMAGRRKKLQDYFTDAKLGRSMRERIPLVLSGEGIAWIVGQRVDARFAATGSTIRFVLARVTQPLRRKGVS
- the hpt gene encoding hypoxanthine phosphoribosyltransferase; the protein is MERIFGRPIVTQEQMRTRIRELGRQIASDYAGKDLVLVGVLKGAYAFYADLARAIRIPMRVEFIVVTSYGAGKKSSGKVKLVSDLTEPIAGKDVLLVEDIVDSGLTVQYLMKTLSRRKPRSLKVCTLLSKPDRRTVEVDLEYVGFKIPNKFVVGYGLDYRQEYRNLPYLAALDQGDEQEQESA
- a CDS encoding ATP-dependent metallopeptidase FtsH/Yme1/Tma family protein, with the translated sequence MNSRVKNLLFWVVVGLFMILLFNLFSVPTHAPEDEVIFSDFMAKLDKGEVMKVTIKANHISAILKDQSRIRTYTAEYPELVKHLREKDVQIEARPPDESPWYITFLVTWGPFILFLGLWFFLMRQMQIGGNKALSFGKSRARMLTEERKKVTFSDVAGIEEAKEEVLEIIEFLKDPRKFQKLGGRIPKGVLIVGPPGTGKTLLAKAIAGEAGVPFFSISGSDFVEMFVGVGASRVRDLFEQGKKHAPCIIFIDEIDAVGRLRGAGLGGGHDEREQTLNQLLVEMDGFDTTEGVILIAATNRPDVLDPALLRPGRFDRQVVVNRPDLRGRSEILKVHTKKVPLAADVELEKIARGTPGFSGADLENLVNEAALWAARWNKKEVELIDFEMAKDKVLMGAERKSMVLSDEEKRTTAYHEAGHALMAKLLPGTDPVHKVTIIPRGRALGVTMQLPTDDRHNYSKDFLYNNLAILMGGRVAEELVLHDVTTGAGNDLERATDLARKMVCEWGMSEKLGPLTFGRKEEEVFLGREMGSKRDFSEQVALEIDHEVRRLVTENYERAKRILTDNMTSLKALAEALLEKEVLDALEIDQILIQGSSSQTVPA